From one Trifolium pratense cultivar HEN17-A07 linkage group LG1, ARS_RC_1.1, whole genome shotgun sequence genomic stretch:
- the LOC123909861 gene encoding ubiquitin C-terminal hydrolase 12-like isoform X1, with protein MTITTTPPLDQQNLEEDTEMLVPNSDLVVEGPQPMEVVHAENTNTVDAMAVEDPPAGRFTWTIDNFSRLPKKHYSDVFTVGGYKWRILIFPKGNNAEHLSMYIDVADSVTMPYGWTRFAQFSLTVVNQAHSKYSIRKETQHQFNARESDWGFTNFMPLSELYDPSRGYVMDDRCILEADVNVRKDLDYWAHDSKKETGCVGLKNQGATCYMNSLLQTLYHIPYFRKAVYHMPTTENDMPSGSIPLALQSLFYKLQYNDSSVSTKELTKSFGWDTYDSFMQHDVQELNRVLCEKLEDKMKGTVVEGTIQQLFEGHHMNYIECMTVDYKSTRKESFYDLQLDVKGCTDVYASFDKYVEVEKLEGDNKYHAEQYGLQEAKKGVLFIDFPPVLQLQLKRFEYDFVRDTMVKINDRYEFPLQLDLDRDNGKYLSPEADRSIRNLYTLHSVLVHSGGVHGGHYYAYIRPTLSNQWFKFDDERVTKEDTNRALEEQYGGEEELPHTNPGFNNSPFKFTKYSNAYMLVYVRECDKDKIICNVDEKDIAKHLRIRLKKEQEEKEKKKKEKAEAHLYTIVKIARDVDLHEQIGKDIFFDLVDHDKVRSFRIQKQTPFIIFKEEVAKEFGIPVECQRFWMWAKRQNHTYRPNRPVTAQEETQSVGQLREVSNKANNAELRLFLEIETGQDLRPIPPPEKLKEELLLFFKLYEPSSQKLRYVGRLFVMGSRKPVDILMRLNEMAGFAPDEEIDLFEEIKFEPKIMCEHVDKKSTFRENQLEDGDIICFQKSPQVSDGQQYCYPDVPSFFDYVQNRQVVRFRFLEKPKEDEFSLELSKLHTYDDVVDKVSKHLGLNDPSKIRLTSHNCYSQQPKPQPIKYQGVDHLSDMLVHYNQASDILYYEVLDIPLPELQCLKTLKIAFHHDAKDEVMIIRLPKHSTVKDVINDLKSKVDLSHPDAELRLLEVFNHKIYKIFHVNENIENINDHYWTLRAEEIPEEEKNLGPNDRMIHVYHFLKDTAQNQMHVQNFGDPFFLVIHEGEALAEVKLRIQKKLQVPNEEFLKWKFAFVSLGRPEYLQDSDIISNRFQRRDIYGAWEQYLGLEHTDNSPKRYTANQNRHAFDKPIKIYN; from the exons ATGACTATTACCACAACTCCGCCATTAGAT CAACAGAATCTGGAAGAGGATACTGAGATGCTTGTTCCTAACTCTGATTTGGTTGTTGAAGGTCCCCAACCTATGGaag TAGTACATGCAGAAAACACAAATACAGTGGATGCTATGGCAGTAGAAGATCCACCAGCTGGGAGATTTACTTGGACTATTGACAATTTTTCGAGGCTTCCAAAGAAACATTATTCGGACGTTTTCACTGTTGGGGGCTATAAATG GCGGATATTGATCTTTCCGAAGGGGAACAATGCTGAACATCTGTCAATGTATATAGATGTTGCAGATTCAGTGACAATGCCTTATGGCTGGACTAGATTTGCACAGTTCAGTTTAACTGTGGTCAATCAGGCTCACAGTAAATATTCCATCAGAAAAG AAACACAGCACCAGTTTAATGCACGTGAGAGTGATTGGGGTTTCACTAATTTCATGCCTCTTTCTGAATTGTATGATCCTAGTAGAGGCTATGTCATGGATGACAGATGTATACTTGAGGCTGATGTGAATGTGCGCAAAGATCTTGATTACTGGGCACATGACTCAAAAAAAGAAACTGGCTGTGTTGGTTTGAAAAACCAAGGAGCTACCTGTTACATGAATTCTCTACTTCAGACACTGTATCACATTCCTTATTTCAGAAAG GCTGTGTACCATATGCCCACGACTGAAAATGATATGCCATCTGGGAGCATTCCTCTGGCATTACAGAGTTTGTTTTACAAGTTGCAGTATAATGACAGCAGTGTATCAACAAAAGAGTTAACCAAGTCTTTTGGATGGGATACGTATGATTCATTCATGCAGCATGATGTCCAAGAACTTAATAGGGTTCTCTGTGAAAAGCTAGAAGACAAAATGAAG GGAACTGTTGTTGAAGGCACTATACAGCAGTTGTTTGAAGGCCACCATATGAACTATATTGAATGCATGACTGTGGATTATAAATCAACAAGAAAAGAATCATTTTATG ATCTTCAGCTGGATGTCAAAGGCTGTACAGATGTGTATGCTTCTTTTGATAAGTATGTGGAAGTAGAAAAGCTTGAGGGTGATAACAAGTATCATGCAGAGCAGTATGGTTTACAG GAAGCAAAGAAGGGTGTATTGTTCATTGATTTTCCACCTGTTCTTCAGCTTCAGTTAAAACGGTTTGAGTATGATTTTGTGCGAGACACAATGGTAAAG ATCAATGACCGCTATGAGTTCCCCTTGCAACTAGATCTTGATAGGGATAATGGAAAGTATCTATCTCCTGAAGCAGACAGAAGTATTCGCAACCTTTACACACTTCACAG TGTTTTGGTTCACAGCGGTGGAGTTCATGGTGGACACTACTATGCATATATACGTCCAACTCTTTCAAATCAGTG GTTTAAATTCGACGACGAACGAGTAACAAAAGAAGATACAAACAGGGCTTTAGAAGAGCAGTATGGTGGTGAAGAAGAG TTACCTCATACAAATCCTGGGTTCAACAACTCTCCTTTTAAATTTACAAAGTATTCAAATGCATACATGCTTGTCTATGTGCGTGAATGTGACAAGGATAAGATAATTTGTAATGTGGATGAGAAGGACATTGCCAAACACCTTCGA ATAAGATTAAAGAAAGAgcaagaagaaaaagagaagaagaagaaggagaaggCTGAGGCTCATTTGTACACTATTGTAAAG ATTGCCCGTGATGTTGATCTGCATGAGCAAATTGGAAAGGATATATTCTTTGACCTTGTGGATCATGATAAAGTGCGAAGTTTTCGCATTCAAAAACAGACACCCTTTATCATTTTCAAG GAAGAAGTTGCGAAAGAGTTTGGCATACCAGTTGAGTGCCAACGTTTTTGGATGTGGGCCAAGCGTCAAAACCATACATATCGGCCAAATAGACCAGTGACAGCTCAGGAAGAAACACAATCA GTTGGACAGTTGAGAGAAGTTTCTAATAAGGCAAATAATGCAGAGCTAAGGTTATTTTTGGAAATAGAAACGGGGCAG GATTTGCGACCTATTCCTCCTCCTGAGAAGTTGAAAGAGGAGTTGTTGCTATTCTTTAAACTTTATGAACCTTCAAGTCAGAAGCTTCG GTATGTTGGGAGGCTTTTTGTGATGGGTAGCAGAAAGCCAGTAGATATACTGATGAGACTAAATGAAATGGCTGGATTTGCTCCGGATGAAGAAATTGATCTGTTTGAG GAAATAAAATTTGAACCTAAAATCATGTGTGAACATGTCGACAAGAAGTCCACTTTTCGTGAAAATCAG CTAGAGGATGGTGATATTATTTGCTTCCAGAAGTCCCCTCAAGTTAGCGATGGACAGCAATATTGCTATCCAGATGTCCCTTCATTCTTCGATTATGTGCAAAACCGTCAA GTTGTTCGCTTTAGGTTCTTGGAGAAACCTAAGGAGGATGAGTTCAGTCTTGAGCT GTCAAAGCTTCATACTTACGATGACGTTGTAGATAAAGTCTCTAAACATCTTGGTTTGAATGATCCTTCTAAAATCAGACTCACATCTCATAACTGCTACTCCCAGCAACCTAAACCACAGCCTATCAAGTACCAAGGGGTGGATCATTTGTCTGACATGCTGGTTCACTACAATCAG GCTTCTGATATTCTATACTATGAAGTATTGGATATCCCTCTGCCTGAATTACAATGCCTAAAAACACTCAAAATTGCTTTTCATCATGATGCCAAGGATGAA GTGATGATAATTAGATTACCGAAGCATAGTACTGTCAAAGATGTAATTAATGATCTAAAATCAAAG GTAGATTTATCACATCCTGATGCGGAACTTAGATTGCTCGAAGTATTTAATCACAAGATCTATAAG ATTTTTCATGTCAATGAAAATATTGAGAATATTAATGATCATTATTGGACATTACGAGCAGAGGAG ATTCCCGAAGAAGAGAAGAACCTCGGCCCTAACGATCGGATGATACATGTTTATCACTTTTTGAAAGACACTGCTCAAAATCAGATG CATGTTCAGAACTTTGGAGATCCTTTCTTCTTGGTTATCCATGAGGGTGAGGCATTAGCTGAAGTCAAATTGCGGATACAAAAGAAGTTGCAAGTTCCAAATGAAGAGTTTTTGAAG TGGAAGTTTGCATTTGTCTCACTTGGTCGTCCTGAGTACCTTCAAGATTCTGATATTATTTCTAATCGGTTTCAG AGAAGGGACATATACGGCGCATGGGAGCAGTATCTTGGACTGGAGCACACTGATAATTCACCAAAAAGATATACAGCCAATCAG AATCGTCATGCATTTGATAAACCAATAAAAATCTACAACTAG
- the LOC123909861 gene encoding ubiquitin C-terminal hydrolase 12-like isoform X2, with protein sequence MTITTTPPLDQQNLEEDTEMLVPNSDLVVEGPQPMEVHAENTNTVDAMAVEDPPAGRFTWTIDNFSRLPKKHYSDVFTVGGYKWRILIFPKGNNAEHLSMYIDVADSVTMPYGWTRFAQFSLTVVNQAHSKYSIRKETQHQFNARESDWGFTNFMPLSELYDPSRGYVMDDRCILEADVNVRKDLDYWAHDSKKETGCVGLKNQGATCYMNSLLQTLYHIPYFRKAVYHMPTTENDMPSGSIPLALQSLFYKLQYNDSSVSTKELTKSFGWDTYDSFMQHDVQELNRVLCEKLEDKMKGTVVEGTIQQLFEGHHMNYIECMTVDYKSTRKESFYDLQLDVKGCTDVYASFDKYVEVEKLEGDNKYHAEQYGLQEAKKGVLFIDFPPVLQLQLKRFEYDFVRDTMVKINDRYEFPLQLDLDRDNGKYLSPEADRSIRNLYTLHSVLVHSGGVHGGHYYAYIRPTLSNQWFKFDDERVTKEDTNRALEEQYGGEEELPHTNPGFNNSPFKFTKYSNAYMLVYVRECDKDKIICNVDEKDIAKHLRIRLKKEQEEKEKKKKEKAEAHLYTIVKIARDVDLHEQIGKDIFFDLVDHDKVRSFRIQKQTPFIIFKEEVAKEFGIPVECQRFWMWAKRQNHTYRPNRPVTAQEETQSVGQLREVSNKANNAELRLFLEIETGQDLRPIPPPEKLKEELLLFFKLYEPSSQKLRYVGRLFVMGSRKPVDILMRLNEMAGFAPDEEIDLFEEIKFEPKIMCEHVDKKSTFRENQLEDGDIICFQKSPQVSDGQQYCYPDVPSFFDYVQNRQVVRFRFLEKPKEDEFSLELSKLHTYDDVVDKVSKHLGLNDPSKIRLTSHNCYSQQPKPQPIKYQGVDHLSDMLVHYNQASDILYYEVLDIPLPELQCLKTLKIAFHHDAKDEVMIIRLPKHSTVKDVINDLKSKVDLSHPDAELRLLEVFNHKIYKIFHVNENIENINDHYWTLRAEEIPEEEKNLGPNDRMIHVYHFLKDTAQNQMHVQNFGDPFFLVIHEGEALAEVKLRIQKKLQVPNEEFLKWKFAFVSLGRPEYLQDSDIISNRFQRRDIYGAWEQYLGLEHTDNSPKRYTANQNRHAFDKPIKIYN encoded by the exons ATGACTATTACCACAACTCCGCCATTAGAT CAACAGAATCTGGAAGAGGATACTGAGATGCTTGTTCCTAACTCTGATTTGGTTGTTGAAGGTCCCCAACCTATGGaag TACATGCAGAAAACACAAATACAGTGGATGCTATGGCAGTAGAAGATCCACCAGCTGGGAGATTTACTTGGACTATTGACAATTTTTCGAGGCTTCCAAAGAAACATTATTCGGACGTTTTCACTGTTGGGGGCTATAAATG GCGGATATTGATCTTTCCGAAGGGGAACAATGCTGAACATCTGTCAATGTATATAGATGTTGCAGATTCAGTGACAATGCCTTATGGCTGGACTAGATTTGCACAGTTCAGTTTAACTGTGGTCAATCAGGCTCACAGTAAATATTCCATCAGAAAAG AAACACAGCACCAGTTTAATGCACGTGAGAGTGATTGGGGTTTCACTAATTTCATGCCTCTTTCTGAATTGTATGATCCTAGTAGAGGCTATGTCATGGATGACAGATGTATACTTGAGGCTGATGTGAATGTGCGCAAAGATCTTGATTACTGGGCACATGACTCAAAAAAAGAAACTGGCTGTGTTGGTTTGAAAAACCAAGGAGCTACCTGTTACATGAATTCTCTACTTCAGACACTGTATCACATTCCTTATTTCAGAAAG GCTGTGTACCATATGCCCACGACTGAAAATGATATGCCATCTGGGAGCATTCCTCTGGCATTACAGAGTTTGTTTTACAAGTTGCAGTATAATGACAGCAGTGTATCAACAAAAGAGTTAACCAAGTCTTTTGGATGGGATACGTATGATTCATTCATGCAGCATGATGTCCAAGAACTTAATAGGGTTCTCTGTGAAAAGCTAGAAGACAAAATGAAG GGAACTGTTGTTGAAGGCACTATACAGCAGTTGTTTGAAGGCCACCATATGAACTATATTGAATGCATGACTGTGGATTATAAATCAACAAGAAAAGAATCATTTTATG ATCTTCAGCTGGATGTCAAAGGCTGTACAGATGTGTATGCTTCTTTTGATAAGTATGTGGAAGTAGAAAAGCTTGAGGGTGATAACAAGTATCATGCAGAGCAGTATGGTTTACAG GAAGCAAAGAAGGGTGTATTGTTCATTGATTTTCCACCTGTTCTTCAGCTTCAGTTAAAACGGTTTGAGTATGATTTTGTGCGAGACACAATGGTAAAG ATCAATGACCGCTATGAGTTCCCCTTGCAACTAGATCTTGATAGGGATAATGGAAAGTATCTATCTCCTGAAGCAGACAGAAGTATTCGCAACCTTTACACACTTCACAG TGTTTTGGTTCACAGCGGTGGAGTTCATGGTGGACACTACTATGCATATATACGTCCAACTCTTTCAAATCAGTG GTTTAAATTCGACGACGAACGAGTAACAAAAGAAGATACAAACAGGGCTTTAGAAGAGCAGTATGGTGGTGAAGAAGAG TTACCTCATACAAATCCTGGGTTCAACAACTCTCCTTTTAAATTTACAAAGTATTCAAATGCATACATGCTTGTCTATGTGCGTGAATGTGACAAGGATAAGATAATTTGTAATGTGGATGAGAAGGACATTGCCAAACACCTTCGA ATAAGATTAAAGAAAGAgcaagaagaaaaagagaagaagaagaaggagaaggCTGAGGCTCATTTGTACACTATTGTAAAG ATTGCCCGTGATGTTGATCTGCATGAGCAAATTGGAAAGGATATATTCTTTGACCTTGTGGATCATGATAAAGTGCGAAGTTTTCGCATTCAAAAACAGACACCCTTTATCATTTTCAAG GAAGAAGTTGCGAAAGAGTTTGGCATACCAGTTGAGTGCCAACGTTTTTGGATGTGGGCCAAGCGTCAAAACCATACATATCGGCCAAATAGACCAGTGACAGCTCAGGAAGAAACACAATCA GTTGGACAGTTGAGAGAAGTTTCTAATAAGGCAAATAATGCAGAGCTAAGGTTATTTTTGGAAATAGAAACGGGGCAG GATTTGCGACCTATTCCTCCTCCTGAGAAGTTGAAAGAGGAGTTGTTGCTATTCTTTAAACTTTATGAACCTTCAAGTCAGAAGCTTCG GTATGTTGGGAGGCTTTTTGTGATGGGTAGCAGAAAGCCAGTAGATATACTGATGAGACTAAATGAAATGGCTGGATTTGCTCCGGATGAAGAAATTGATCTGTTTGAG GAAATAAAATTTGAACCTAAAATCATGTGTGAACATGTCGACAAGAAGTCCACTTTTCGTGAAAATCAG CTAGAGGATGGTGATATTATTTGCTTCCAGAAGTCCCCTCAAGTTAGCGATGGACAGCAATATTGCTATCCAGATGTCCCTTCATTCTTCGATTATGTGCAAAACCGTCAA GTTGTTCGCTTTAGGTTCTTGGAGAAACCTAAGGAGGATGAGTTCAGTCTTGAGCT GTCAAAGCTTCATACTTACGATGACGTTGTAGATAAAGTCTCTAAACATCTTGGTTTGAATGATCCTTCTAAAATCAGACTCACATCTCATAACTGCTACTCCCAGCAACCTAAACCACAGCCTATCAAGTACCAAGGGGTGGATCATTTGTCTGACATGCTGGTTCACTACAATCAG GCTTCTGATATTCTATACTATGAAGTATTGGATATCCCTCTGCCTGAATTACAATGCCTAAAAACACTCAAAATTGCTTTTCATCATGATGCCAAGGATGAA GTGATGATAATTAGATTACCGAAGCATAGTACTGTCAAAGATGTAATTAATGATCTAAAATCAAAG GTAGATTTATCACATCCTGATGCGGAACTTAGATTGCTCGAAGTATTTAATCACAAGATCTATAAG ATTTTTCATGTCAATGAAAATATTGAGAATATTAATGATCATTATTGGACATTACGAGCAGAGGAG ATTCCCGAAGAAGAGAAGAACCTCGGCCCTAACGATCGGATGATACATGTTTATCACTTTTTGAAAGACACTGCTCAAAATCAGATG CATGTTCAGAACTTTGGAGATCCTTTCTTCTTGGTTATCCATGAGGGTGAGGCATTAGCTGAAGTCAAATTGCGGATACAAAAGAAGTTGCAAGTTCCAAATGAAGAGTTTTTGAAG TGGAAGTTTGCATTTGTCTCACTTGGTCGTCCTGAGTACCTTCAAGATTCTGATATTATTTCTAATCGGTTTCAG AGAAGGGACATATACGGCGCATGGGAGCAGTATCTTGGACTGGAGCACACTGATAATTCACCAAAAAGATATACAGCCAATCAG AATCGTCATGCATTTGATAAACCAATAAAAATCTACAACTAG
- the LOC123909861 gene encoding ubiquitin C-terminal hydrolase 12-like isoform X4, with translation MTITTTPPLDNLEEDTEMLVPNSDLVVEGPQPMEVHAENTNTVDAMAVEDPPAGRFTWTIDNFSRLPKKHYSDVFTVGGYKWRILIFPKGNNAEHLSMYIDVADSVTMPYGWTRFAQFSLTVVNQAHSKYSIRKETQHQFNARESDWGFTNFMPLSELYDPSRGYVMDDRCILEADVNVRKDLDYWAHDSKKETGCVGLKNQGATCYMNSLLQTLYHIPYFRKAVYHMPTTENDMPSGSIPLALQSLFYKLQYNDSSVSTKELTKSFGWDTYDSFMQHDVQELNRVLCEKLEDKMKGTVVEGTIQQLFEGHHMNYIECMTVDYKSTRKESFYDLQLDVKGCTDVYASFDKYVEVEKLEGDNKYHAEQYGLQEAKKGVLFIDFPPVLQLQLKRFEYDFVRDTMVKINDRYEFPLQLDLDRDNGKYLSPEADRSIRNLYTLHSVLVHSGGVHGGHYYAYIRPTLSNQWFKFDDERVTKEDTNRALEEQYGGEEELPHTNPGFNNSPFKFTKYSNAYMLVYVRECDKDKIICNVDEKDIAKHLRIRLKKEQEEKEKKKKEKAEAHLYTIVKIARDVDLHEQIGKDIFFDLVDHDKVRSFRIQKQTPFIIFKEEVAKEFGIPVECQRFWMWAKRQNHTYRPNRPVTAQEETQSVGQLREVSNKANNAELRLFLEIETGQDLRPIPPPEKLKEELLLFFKLYEPSSQKLRYVGRLFVMGSRKPVDILMRLNEMAGFAPDEEIDLFEEIKFEPKIMCEHVDKKSTFRENQLEDGDIICFQKSPQVSDGQQYCYPDVPSFFDYVQNRQVVRFRFLEKPKEDEFSLELSKLHTYDDVVDKVSKHLGLNDPSKIRLTSHNCYSQQPKPQPIKYQGVDHLSDMLVHYNQASDILYYEVLDIPLPELQCLKTLKIAFHHDAKDEVMIIRLPKHSTVKDVINDLKSKVDLSHPDAELRLLEVFNHKIYKIFHVNENIENINDHYWTLRAEEIPEEEKNLGPNDRMIHVYHFLKDTAQNQMHVQNFGDPFFLVIHEGEALAEVKLRIQKKLQVPNEEFLKWKFAFVSLGRPEYLQDSDIISNRFQRRDIYGAWEQYLGLEHTDNSPKRYTANQNRHAFDKPIKIYN, from the exons ATGACTATTACCACAACTCCGCCATTAGAT AATCTGGAAGAGGATACTGAGATGCTTGTTCCTAACTCTGATTTGGTTGTTGAAGGTCCCCAACCTATGGaag TACATGCAGAAAACACAAATACAGTGGATGCTATGGCAGTAGAAGATCCACCAGCTGGGAGATTTACTTGGACTATTGACAATTTTTCGAGGCTTCCAAAGAAACATTATTCGGACGTTTTCACTGTTGGGGGCTATAAATG GCGGATATTGATCTTTCCGAAGGGGAACAATGCTGAACATCTGTCAATGTATATAGATGTTGCAGATTCAGTGACAATGCCTTATGGCTGGACTAGATTTGCACAGTTCAGTTTAACTGTGGTCAATCAGGCTCACAGTAAATATTCCATCAGAAAAG AAACACAGCACCAGTTTAATGCACGTGAGAGTGATTGGGGTTTCACTAATTTCATGCCTCTTTCTGAATTGTATGATCCTAGTAGAGGCTATGTCATGGATGACAGATGTATACTTGAGGCTGATGTGAATGTGCGCAAAGATCTTGATTACTGGGCACATGACTCAAAAAAAGAAACTGGCTGTGTTGGTTTGAAAAACCAAGGAGCTACCTGTTACATGAATTCTCTACTTCAGACACTGTATCACATTCCTTATTTCAGAAAG GCTGTGTACCATATGCCCACGACTGAAAATGATATGCCATCTGGGAGCATTCCTCTGGCATTACAGAGTTTGTTTTACAAGTTGCAGTATAATGACAGCAGTGTATCAACAAAAGAGTTAACCAAGTCTTTTGGATGGGATACGTATGATTCATTCATGCAGCATGATGTCCAAGAACTTAATAGGGTTCTCTGTGAAAAGCTAGAAGACAAAATGAAG GGAACTGTTGTTGAAGGCACTATACAGCAGTTGTTTGAAGGCCACCATATGAACTATATTGAATGCATGACTGTGGATTATAAATCAACAAGAAAAGAATCATTTTATG ATCTTCAGCTGGATGTCAAAGGCTGTACAGATGTGTATGCTTCTTTTGATAAGTATGTGGAAGTAGAAAAGCTTGAGGGTGATAACAAGTATCATGCAGAGCAGTATGGTTTACAG GAAGCAAAGAAGGGTGTATTGTTCATTGATTTTCCACCTGTTCTTCAGCTTCAGTTAAAACGGTTTGAGTATGATTTTGTGCGAGACACAATGGTAAAG ATCAATGACCGCTATGAGTTCCCCTTGCAACTAGATCTTGATAGGGATAATGGAAAGTATCTATCTCCTGAAGCAGACAGAAGTATTCGCAACCTTTACACACTTCACAG TGTTTTGGTTCACAGCGGTGGAGTTCATGGTGGACACTACTATGCATATATACGTCCAACTCTTTCAAATCAGTG GTTTAAATTCGACGACGAACGAGTAACAAAAGAAGATACAAACAGGGCTTTAGAAGAGCAGTATGGTGGTGAAGAAGAG TTACCTCATACAAATCCTGGGTTCAACAACTCTCCTTTTAAATTTACAAAGTATTCAAATGCATACATGCTTGTCTATGTGCGTGAATGTGACAAGGATAAGATAATTTGTAATGTGGATGAGAAGGACATTGCCAAACACCTTCGA ATAAGATTAAAGAAAGAgcaagaagaaaaagagaagaagaagaaggagaaggCTGAGGCTCATTTGTACACTATTGTAAAG ATTGCCCGTGATGTTGATCTGCATGAGCAAATTGGAAAGGATATATTCTTTGACCTTGTGGATCATGATAAAGTGCGAAGTTTTCGCATTCAAAAACAGACACCCTTTATCATTTTCAAG GAAGAAGTTGCGAAAGAGTTTGGCATACCAGTTGAGTGCCAACGTTTTTGGATGTGGGCCAAGCGTCAAAACCATACATATCGGCCAAATAGACCAGTGACAGCTCAGGAAGAAACACAATCA GTTGGACAGTTGAGAGAAGTTTCTAATAAGGCAAATAATGCAGAGCTAAGGTTATTTTTGGAAATAGAAACGGGGCAG GATTTGCGACCTATTCCTCCTCCTGAGAAGTTGAAAGAGGAGTTGTTGCTATTCTTTAAACTTTATGAACCTTCAAGTCAGAAGCTTCG GTATGTTGGGAGGCTTTTTGTGATGGGTAGCAGAAAGCCAGTAGATATACTGATGAGACTAAATGAAATGGCTGGATTTGCTCCGGATGAAGAAATTGATCTGTTTGAG GAAATAAAATTTGAACCTAAAATCATGTGTGAACATGTCGACAAGAAGTCCACTTTTCGTGAAAATCAG CTAGAGGATGGTGATATTATTTGCTTCCAGAAGTCCCCTCAAGTTAGCGATGGACAGCAATATTGCTATCCAGATGTCCCTTCATTCTTCGATTATGTGCAAAACCGTCAA GTTGTTCGCTTTAGGTTCTTGGAGAAACCTAAGGAGGATGAGTTCAGTCTTGAGCT GTCAAAGCTTCATACTTACGATGACGTTGTAGATAAAGTCTCTAAACATCTTGGTTTGAATGATCCTTCTAAAATCAGACTCACATCTCATAACTGCTACTCCCAGCAACCTAAACCACAGCCTATCAAGTACCAAGGGGTGGATCATTTGTCTGACATGCTGGTTCACTACAATCAG GCTTCTGATATTCTATACTATGAAGTATTGGATATCCCTCTGCCTGAATTACAATGCCTAAAAACACTCAAAATTGCTTTTCATCATGATGCCAAGGATGAA GTGATGATAATTAGATTACCGAAGCATAGTACTGTCAAAGATGTAATTAATGATCTAAAATCAAAG GTAGATTTATCACATCCTGATGCGGAACTTAGATTGCTCGAAGTATTTAATCACAAGATCTATAAG ATTTTTCATGTCAATGAAAATATTGAGAATATTAATGATCATTATTGGACATTACGAGCAGAGGAG ATTCCCGAAGAAGAGAAGAACCTCGGCCCTAACGATCGGATGATACATGTTTATCACTTTTTGAAAGACACTGCTCAAAATCAGATG CATGTTCAGAACTTTGGAGATCCTTTCTTCTTGGTTATCCATGAGGGTGAGGCATTAGCTGAAGTCAAATTGCGGATACAAAAGAAGTTGCAAGTTCCAAATGAAGAGTTTTTGAAG TGGAAGTTTGCATTTGTCTCACTTGGTCGTCCTGAGTACCTTCAAGATTCTGATATTATTTCTAATCGGTTTCAG AGAAGGGACATATACGGCGCATGGGAGCAGTATCTTGGACTGGAGCACACTGATAATTCACCAAAAAGATATACAGCCAATCAG AATCGTCATGCATTTGATAAACCAATAAAAATCTACAACTAG